GGCTCCGTCCGCCACCGAGACCTGGCCAATGTGCTGGTGATGGGCCAGCAGGACTCCGTCCGCGGACAGGCCGTCACCCAGGCCCTGCACCGAGAGGCCGAACGTCGGCGCCACAACGGCATCGCCATGCTCCCCACCACCTTCGAGACACCGGGATCCGACTGGCACGACAACTACCCCAAGTAGGCCGCCTGGTCGCCCGATTGCCAGGCTGCGGCACCTACGCCGAAGCAGCACAGGCCGCCGCCTTCATCAACTCCATAGTCGACCAGACAGCCCAAGGCACCTGGAATCCGTATCAAGCCGCCTTCTAGACGACGGTTCAGCGGGGCGGTGAGGGCGCTGGCTGAAGGCGTAGATGCGCCTCACCTGCGGTCGTCAGGTCCTCATCCATGCTGTGCAGGCCATGGTCGGGATACATCGGAGGCCGGATCGGGGGCGGCGTGGTCGAGGGAGCGCTGGACGGCCTTGCGGCCGTACACGGCGAGTTGAAGGGCGAGGCTGTAGACGGCCATGGTGTGGATGTGGTCGAGGATCTCCATGGAGTCCATGACCTCCTGTACCGCGTCGACCTCCCGTACGACGGACGGGGTTGCACGGGCGGCCGGTGTCGCGCAGGACCTCGTGGGTGTCGTTGTACATGGTGATGAGCACCCCGCCGGCGAACGTCAGCTGGTCATCGTCAAGGTGGGCGAGGTGATCGACGCTCGCGGCACGCTCGCGGCACGGTCGCGGCGGCGTAGGCGCGGACCAGGTCGAGCGCCCGCCACGCGGCCTCGTTCTTCCGCGGGTCGCTGAGGGGGTCGGTGATTTCCGTCATCGTGTCTCCGTGGTCGACCGGTCGGCGGTGTCCGCCCAAGTACGGGGGCGTGGCACTGCGAGCCCGAGGTCGAGGCGCTTGTCCATGTCGAGGCAGAAGGTGCCAGACGGGTTGACGTCGGACCAGAAAAGCGCGGTTACGCCTGTTCTCCGCGGCCGGCCAGCTCGTCACCACCGGACGGCACCGCATCTTCCGCCTCGCCCGCCACCACCCCGGAGCAGCGGAACCCGGCGCCCACCCGAGACGACGCTCGGGCCCTCGGAATGCCCACCATCAGCCACCGAAAGCGAAACGGCCCACCGACTCCGTCGGCGGACCGTCACGCAAGCTCAGGTTAGGTAGGAAAATCTGTCCCTGGTTACCGCATCAGTCGATGGTGCAGGCTGGAAGCACTTCGAAGAGAAGGGAATTCAGCATGGACGACGCACCCAATGGCTACATCACGGTGCTCTGGGAAGCCCGAGCGAAGGTCGGCAAGGAAGCCGCGATGAGGAAATTCGTGGCAGCTGCCGTCAGCCCGTCCCGCAACGACTTCGGCAATATCGACTACGAGGCCCACGAGGTAGAGGGCGACCCAGGCAGAATCATCATCTACGAACGATGGGTGAGCCGCCAAGCTCTTGACGATCATCTGAACGCCCCTCGGATGAAGGAACTGGGGCCGCAGCTCCTTGAGATCATGGAGGGAACAATGGAGGAAGCCGAGTTCCGCATCCTGAAGCCCATCCGTCCAGCTCAGTAGCCGATCGACCGGGCAACTCACCGCACCGAGCTCCGCGGTCTGTGGTAAGTCGAGCCCTTTTATGACTGAGCGGACCAGTGAGCTTCTTCGAGCTGGGCCGCAATCAGGTGACGAGCATCGATAACCATCGAGGCCCCCGAGCAGCGTGGTTGAGACATCAGACATCTCAATCAAATGCACGGGGGCCTCGCTTGTTGCGCTTGGTGGGCGAGCACACCACCCTGGCGAAGACCCCTGCCGGGTTCGGATCAGCGAATCCACCGCCCACGCCTGCACCAGCGCCGTCGTCCACCTGCTCGCCCAGCGCACGCCGGGACTGCTGAAGGCCCTGCGCGAGGCCGACCCCGACTCCGTCCCGCTAACCTCGCGCTTTCATGCGGCGGGCTGTCCGGCAGGCGGTCACACAAACAGAAAGGGCCTCTGATCAGCAAGAATGAGGATTGTCTAGGTCCTTGTTCCCGCTGAATCCAGAGGCACTTTCCAAGTGAAGAAGCCTACCGGTTCCTGTCCTCATGCCCGCGTCCAGGGGGACGTCGCGCTCGGCGGTGACTGCCTCGCGGACATCGCGACACTGCGGGCCGAGCCGGCCGTGTTCGGGCCGGTCGCCTCCGACCCCACAGTCTCCCGGCTGATCGACACCCTCGCCGCCTCCGGCGAGAAGGCCCTGCAGGCGATCCGGGCCGCACGTTCCGAAGTCCCTGGCCGGGTCTGGTCGCTGGCGGGCGAGCACGCCCCAAACGCTGATGGGCAGGTCACGATCGGCCTCGACGGCGTCCTCGTGATCGCGCACTCCGACAAGGAGGACGCGGCCGCGACCTGGAAGAAGACCTATGGGCATCATCCTCTGACGGCCTTCGTCGACCACGGCCCGGGCGGAACCGGAGAGCCGGTCGCCGCTCTTCTCAGGCCGGGGAACTCGGGCTCGAACACGGCCGCCGATCACATCACCACCGCCCAACTCGCCTTGGCCCAACTGCCGAAGAAGTACCGGCGAGGGCGCCAGACGCTGATCCGCACGGGACTCCGCCGGCGGCACCCACGACTTCGTGTCCTGGCTCGCGAAGCGAGGCCGATGGCTGTCCTACCCGGTCGGCATAACGGTCACCGAGACCATTCACCAGCATGTGCTGAAGATCCCGGCCCCGGCCTGGACCCCGGCCGTCGAGGCCGACGGCAAGGTCCGTGACGGGCCTGGGTCGCCGAGCTCACCGGCAGCCTGCTGGACGGCTGGCCGGAGGGGATGCGGCTGATCGTCCGCAGGGAACGACCGCATCCCGGGGCCCAGTTGAGGATCACCGATGCGGACGGCATGCGGATCACGTGCTCCGCGACGAACACCCCGGACCGTCCGAGCGCCGAGCTCGAGCTCCGTCACCGGCTGCGGGCCCGCGCGGAGGACCGGATCCGGGCCGCCCGGTCCACCGGCCTGCGCAACCTGCCCCTGCACGACACCGCGCAGAACAGGGTCTGGCTGGAGATCGTCCAACTCGCGCTTGACCTGCTGGCCTGGCTGCCCATGCTCGCCCTGACCGGCCAGGCCCGTCTCTGGGAGCCCCGCCGTCTGCGGTTCCGCCTGTTCTCCGCGGCCGCCCAGCTCGTCACCACCGGCCGGCGCCGCATCCTCCGCCTTGCCCGCCACTGGCCCTGGACCGGTGAGATCACAGGCGCCCTCGAACGGCTCATTCTCCTGCCGAACCCCGGCTGACCAACACCATTTCCGTCCCTTCGAGCAGCACCAGCCCAGTCCGGAGCAGTGGAACCCGGCGCCCACCCGACGCGACACTCGGGCCTCCGACATCTCCGCCATCAGCCACAGAAAGCGAAACGGTCCACCGACTCCGTCGGCGGACCGTCATGCAAGATCGAGGTTAGACCGGCAATTCATATTATGAAGGGGCGGAAATTACCGTGAGGTACTCCTGGGTACGGAAACCAACCGACTGGTACACGGGCTCGCCCATTTCGGACGCATAGAGGTACGCCGTGCCGGCGCCTGCGGCGAAGCCTGCACGCACCATCTCCAGCGTGATGACCCGTCCGTAACCACGCCGCCTGTAGCTTGGGAGCGTAGTGATGTTGAAAATGCCTGTCAGATCACCAGATATGGCGGTCATCCCCGTTCCCACGGGAACCCCATCCAACTCCGCCAGGTAGAACGCCAACCCGTCCGTCTCCCCCAGAGACGGTTCGGCAAGCACCTCGAACATCTCGTACGGCGCTTCGAAGCCTGCTGCCACAGTTCTGGCATACCGATCCAGCTCATTGACCGGCACAACCCGAACACGAAGGCCATCGACGGTCTGCTCCTCCGGCAGCCCTTCGTCGGGGCGCCGGACCATCAGTGGCTCCCGCTCGAAATGAGTCAGGCCGTGCCGCGCTGCCGCCTCAGCGATTTGCGGCCCGGGGACACCCCGGACCTGGATACTCCAAGGAACCTCCCATGGGCTTTCCGCGGCCGCCAACGCCGCGATCTCCTCGGCGCTCGGCTCCGGACTGGGACTGACGATCAGATTGAGCGCGGCGGTCGGCGCCCCGGAGATCGCGAGCACGGAGCCCTGCGTACCTCTTCGGGTGCGGCCCGTAGTGGCTGCGGCCAGGTCCGCGAATGCGTCGGCGTAGGCGGACACCATCGCCGTCAACCGGTCATCTTTCGAGTTCATCGAGCAATCCTA
Above is a window of Streptomyces sp. SAI-135 DNA encoding:
- a CDS encoding GNAT family N-acetyltransferase — protein: MNSKDDRLTAMVSAYADAFADLAAATTGRTRRGTQGSVLAISGAPTAALNLIVSPSPEPSAEEIAALAAAESPWEVPWSIQVRGVPGPQIAEAAARHGLTHFEREPLMVRRPDEGLPEEQTVDGLRVRVVPVNELDRYARTVAAGFEAPYEMFEVLAEPSLGETDGLAFYLAELDGVPVGTGMTAISGDLTGIFNITTLPSYRRRGYGRVITLEMVRAGFAAGAGTAYLYASEMGEPVYQSVGFRTQEYLTVISAPS
- a CDS encoding putative quinol monooxygenase: MDDAPNGYITVLWEARAKVGKEAAMRKFVAAAVSPSRNDFGNIDYEAHEVEGDPGRIIIYERWVSRQALDDHLNAPRMKELGPQLLEIMEGTMEEAEFRILKPIRPAQ